From one Conyzicola nivalis genomic stretch:
- a CDS encoding pyridoxine/pyridoxamine 5'-phosphate oxidase yields the protein MTDSSWRDTLRALPVFAGELPGFNTDAAPDSPIPLVEEWLSYAIDSEISQPHAMTLATAGADGVPSARTLILKDVTDEGLWFSTLDNSPKGRELAANPNAALTLYWREHGRQIRVTGSIEKGPREVSEKDFLARKPSARAAAIAGPESEILSSQEKFLERVEEAKAILDFRPDFVPDEWNAYVVKPQTVEFWQASRDRDQIRLRYSREASGWAKNLLWP from the coding sequence ATGACCGATTCATCGTGGCGCGACACCCTCAGAGCTCTTCCCGTTTTCGCAGGGGAACTTCCCGGATTCAATACGGATGCTGCTCCGGATTCCCCGATCCCGCTCGTCGAGGAGTGGCTGAGCTACGCCATCGACTCCGAGATCTCGCAGCCGCACGCCATGACGCTCGCCACGGCGGGGGCCGACGGAGTCCCGTCGGCGCGCACCCTCATCCTCAAGGACGTCACCGACGAGGGTCTGTGGTTCTCCACCCTCGACAACAGCCCGAAGGGTCGCGAGCTCGCCGCCAACCCGAACGCCGCGCTCACCCTCTACTGGCGCGAGCACGGCCGCCAGATCCGCGTGACGGGCAGCATCGAGAAGGGCCCGCGCGAGGTCAGCGAGAAAGACTTCCTAGCCCGAAAGCCCTCCGCCCGCGCCGCCGCGATCGCCGGACCGGAGAGCGAAATCCTCTCGAGCCAGGAAAAGTTCCTCGAGCGTGTCGAAGAGGCCAAGGCCATCCTCGACTTCCGTCCCGACTTCGTGCCGGACGAGTGGAACGCCTACGTCGTGAAGCCGCAGACCGTGGAGTTCTGGCAGGCCTCGCGCGACCGCGACCAGATCCGCCTGCGCTACTCGCGCGAGGCATCCGGCTGGGCCAAGAACCTGCTCTGGCCGTAG
- a CDS encoding SHOCT domain-containing protein: protein MDFWEFIGYFFWAYIVISFIAVLIGLIFDVFRDQSLGGFAKAAWVVFLVVLPILASVVYLIARGGKMSERQLEYAKSARAQTDDYIRTVASTSSADEIAKARALLDGGSITAAEFEALKARALAGTPTPAHAA, encoded by the coding sequence ATGGACTTTTGGGAATTCATCGGGTACTTCTTCTGGGCATACATCGTCATCTCGTTCATCGCCGTGCTCATCGGCCTGATCTTCGACGTATTCCGCGACCAGTCGCTGGGCGGCTTTGCCAAGGCCGCATGGGTCGTTTTCCTCGTCGTATTGCCGATCCTCGCCTCGGTCGTCTACCTGATCGCTCGGGGCGGCAAGATGAGCGAGAGGCAGCTGGAATACGCGAAGAGTGCGCGCGCCCAGACGGATGACTACATCCGCACGGTGGCCTCGACGTCGTCGGCGGACGAGATCGCGAAGGCTCGCGCGCTCCTCGACGGCGGCTCGATCACCGCCGCCGAATTCGAGGCGCTGAAAGCGCGGGCTCTCGCGGGCACCCCCACTCCGGCGCACGCCGCCTGA
- a CDS encoding ATP-binding protein: MTQEDPAPVDGAAAVSIDGRQFRFVGTANAVFEPGSLVVFGGTSDARQLGQVESVSFSVDGAPHGDGRVIGTLADGGTRVDHRRTSPFAAASVRAADAATIEAMYTGTDVTLPIGTFLAAHHVAARLMPNRFNRHTFWCGQSGSGKTYALGVVLEQLLLHTSLPMVIFDPNADFVRLREPAAAPADAVSHGTLAERDIRILRPSSGTPLRVRFTDLAMPAKAAVLRLHPLDDRAEHNELMHFEETVGVLPPHKVVAGLVQRGTPAAMELAARIENLRVTDWSVWAAGLETVTDIVDTRPDATVLDLGGFAYPDESLVVALALLDDLWAKREQRRPILIVIDEAHNLCSPEQNSPLHVAVRERIIQIAAEGRKFGLWLLLSTQRPSRIHPSIMSQCDNLALMKMTSPVDLDELGTIFGFVPQAMLARAARFTQGEALFAGGFVPAPTMVKIGERLTREGGADVSVPLRRL; encoded by the coding sequence ATGACCCAGGAGGATCCTGCACCCGTGGACGGCGCTGCCGCCGTGTCGATCGACGGCAGGCAGTTCAGGTTCGTCGGCACGGCCAATGCGGTGTTCGAACCGGGAAGTCTGGTGGTGTTCGGGGGTACGAGCGATGCCCGCCAGCTCGGGCAGGTCGAGTCCGTCAGCTTTTCGGTGGATGGCGCCCCGCACGGAGACGGCCGGGTCATCGGAACGCTCGCCGACGGAGGCACACGCGTCGATCATCGGCGAACGTCCCCCTTCGCCGCCGCCTCCGTGCGGGCGGCAGACGCGGCGACGATCGAGGCGATGTACACCGGCACGGATGTGACGTTGCCCATCGGAACCTTCCTGGCCGCCCACCATGTGGCGGCCCGTCTGATGCCGAATCGATTCAACCGGCACACGTTCTGGTGCGGGCAGAGCGGCTCCGGCAAGACCTACGCGCTGGGCGTCGTGCTCGAACAACTCCTTCTCCACACGAGCCTGCCGATGGTGATCTTCGATCCGAATGCCGACTTCGTGCGCCTCCGTGAACCGGCGGCGGCGCCCGCCGATGCGGTGTCGCACGGCACCCTCGCGGAACGCGACATCCGCATTCTTCGACCTTCGTCAGGCACTCCCCTGCGGGTGCGTTTCACCGACCTGGCCATGCCGGCCAAAGCGGCCGTTCTGCGGCTGCATCCGCTCGACGACAGGGCCGAGCACAACGAGCTGATGCACTTCGAGGAGACCGTCGGGGTGCTGCCGCCCCACAAGGTCGTCGCCGGGTTGGTACAACGGGGAACGCCCGCGGCGATGGAACTCGCGGCCCGCATAGAGAACCTTCGGGTGACCGACTGGAGCGTGTGGGCCGCGGGTCTCGAAACGGTGACCGACATCGTCGATACCCGGCCCGACGCGACCGTGCTCGATCTAGGCGGATTCGCCTACCCCGACGAATCACTCGTGGTCGCCCTGGCCCTACTTGACGACCTGTGGGCGAAACGGGAGCAGCGGCGTCCGATCCTGATCGTCATCGACGAGGCCCACAACCTGTGCTCGCCCGAGCAGAATTCGCCGTTACACGTGGCGGTGAGGGAACGGATCATCCAGATCGCGGCGGAGGGACGCAAGTTCGGACTGTGGCTGTTGTTGTCGACGCAGCGGCCGTCGCGGATTCACCCCAGCATCATGTCGCAGTGCGACAACCTCGCACTGATGAAGATGACGTCGCCGGTGGACCTCGACGAACTGGGCACGATCTTCGGGTTCGTGCCGCAGGCCATGCTCGCGAGGGCGGCGCGGTTTACCCAGGGCGAGGCGCTTTTCGCGGGAGGGTTCGTTCCGGCGCCCACGATGGTGAAGATCGGCGAGCGGCTCACTCGCGAGGGCGGCGCCGACGTGAGCGTTCCCCTCCGGCGCCTCTAG
- a CDS encoding LmeA family phospholipid-binding protein, with the protein MTAAPVLPAAPKVRRRWIGWAIAGGVLLVLIVVGLFVGEAAARAYATERIHDELVTAFELDADHPTDIDLGGGSLLLQAASGTVDGVDVAIDDVPLGDLTGDITLAATGVPIDTTQPAETIAATATLDEDDVASLRDYLSGIQLDSITLGDGVIDVSATVRALFLTVPVSAAIEPTAQDGQLVFSPESVTVNGSVVSVDQLLAGPLANVASGFLGAQTFCVAQYLPAAITLDGVSVSTDELELSFSGENVALGGADLSTKGTCG; encoded by the coding sequence ATGACCGCCGCCCCCGTCCTCCCCGCCGCACCGAAGGTCCGCCGTCGCTGGATCGGCTGGGCGATCGCGGGCGGCGTGCTCCTTGTTCTGATCGTCGTCGGCCTGTTCGTGGGCGAGGCCGCCGCGCGCGCCTACGCCACCGAACGCATCCACGACGAACTGGTCACGGCGTTCGAGCTCGACGCCGATCACCCCACCGACATCGATCTCGGCGGCGGATCGCTCTTGCTGCAGGCGGCTTCGGGAACGGTGGACGGGGTGGATGTCGCGATCGACGACGTACCCCTCGGCGACCTGACCGGCGACATCACCCTCGCCGCGACGGGCGTGCCGATCGACACGACGCAGCCGGCCGAGACGATAGCCGCGACCGCGACCCTCGACGAGGACGACGTGGCCTCCCTGCGCGACTATCTCAGTGGCATCCAGCTCGATTCGATCACCCTCGGCGACGGCGTCATCGACGTGTCGGCGACCGTCCGCGCGCTGTTCCTCACGGTGCCCGTCTCGGCCGCGATCGAACCGACGGCGCAAGACGGCCAGCTCGTGTTCTCCCCGGAGTCGGTCACCGTGAACGGCTCGGTCGTGTCGGTCGACCAACTGTTGGCCGGCCCGCTCGCGAACGTCGCCTCCGGCTTCCTCGGCGCACAGACCTTCTGCGTCGCCCAGTACCTGCCCGCGGCGATCACCCTCGACGGGGTGAGCGTCAGCACCGACGAGCTCGAGCTCTCGTTCTCGGGCGAAAACGTGGCGCTGGGCGGGGCCGACCTGTCTACCAAGGGGACCTGCGGTTAG
- a CDS encoding alpha/beta fold hydrolase, giving the protein MFAYEIGSGTPVVLLHGFGLDHRSLLPLEPTLERSGRWRRIYLDLPGAGGSPVGAVRSTQEVADAVVGEILTRVGDEPFAILGNSFGGMIARYVAHELRTQVRGLATVAGVFVAPHDQREVPPRIVLRREARIEPILGGAVEQYREDAVVESTDDARAFMRFVLPSLEGADTHALDRISRSYSLDAEPEIAHPEPFVQPSLHITGRQDDVVGFRDAWSRIDHYPRASFAALDAAGHNILFEQADLCSALIADWLARIAQEDDQPAEDQ; this is encoded by the coding sequence GTGTTCGCATACGAAATAGGCTCCGGCACCCCGGTGGTGCTGCTGCACGGATTCGGTCTGGATCATCGAAGCCTGCTCCCGCTGGAGCCGACACTCGAGCGCTCGGGTCGATGGCGACGGATCTACCTCGATCTTCCGGGTGCGGGCGGCTCGCCGGTGGGTGCTGTTCGAAGCACTCAGGAGGTCGCGGACGCGGTCGTTGGCGAGATCCTGACGCGTGTCGGCGACGAGCCGTTCGCCATTCTGGGAAATTCGTTCGGCGGGATGATCGCCCGCTATGTCGCCCATGAGCTGCGCACGCAGGTTCGCGGACTCGCCACCGTGGCCGGGGTATTCGTCGCCCCTCACGATCAGCGAGAAGTGCCGCCACGTATCGTGCTGAGGCGAGAAGCCCGCATCGAGCCGATTCTCGGAGGTGCGGTCGAGCAGTACCGCGAAGATGCCGTTGTCGAGTCGACCGACGACGCACGGGCTTTTATGCGATTCGTTCTGCCCAGTCTGGAAGGCGCGGACACGCACGCCTTAGATCGCATTTCGCGGAGTTATTCGCTCGACGCCGAACCCGAGATCGCGCACCCCGAGCCTTTCGTGCAACCGAGCCTGCACATCACCGGCAGACAGGACGATGTCGTCGGCTTCCGCGACGCCTGGAGCCGCATCGACCACTATCCGCGTGCGTCGTTCGCCGCACTCGACGCGGCCGGTCACAACATCCTGTTCGAGCAGGCTGACCTGTGCTCAGCCCTGATCGCCGACTGGCTCGCCCGCATTGCGCAGGAAGACGATCAACCAGCTGAAGATCAGTAG
- a CDS encoding DUF7144 family membrane protein, translated as MSNATGYRSGSGWTDWVRFAGVILIVGGIFNLIQGLAALLGPDAYFGVVNGELLVFNVEGWGWWNVLIGALTIPTGIALFGGATWARIVAVVLAVASAIVQMILVPVQPWWSFIVIGIDVLIIYAIVAHGKDLRDQN; from the coding sequence ATGAGCAACGCGACAGGGTATCGGAGTGGGTCGGGCTGGACCGACTGGGTGCGTTTCGCCGGTGTCATCCTCATCGTCGGCGGCATCTTCAACCTCATCCAAGGTCTCGCGGCGCTCCTCGGACCAGATGCCTATTTCGGCGTGGTCAACGGCGAGCTCCTCGTCTTCAACGTGGAGGGCTGGGGTTGGTGGAACGTGCTGATCGGCGCTCTCACGATTCCGACCGGTATCGCGCTTTTCGGCGGGGCGACCTGGGCGCGCATCGTGGCCGTCGTTCTCGCCGTGGCGAGCGCCATCGTGCAGATGATCCTCGTACCCGTTCAGCCGTGGTGGTCGTTCATCGTCATCGGAATCGACGTGCTCATCATCTACGCGATCGTCGCGCACGGCAAAGATCTCCGCGACCAGAACTGA
- a CDS encoding LmeA family phospholipid-binding protein, whose product MTGDSGIQWTSIDAPKSIPPRWRWIGFLVALAVVGGLVAFALIEGDKIVRGIASDVVRSGVTSALQLPEGQEVDVELGDGLLIFQAITGSIDSVDVRIPGMPFGAATGTLLLTVEGVALDPGAPVDILTARVELDSDNLSRYAGNLSSVPLNGVTIAGEVVGIGAILADQQVNVALVPSVSAGTVAFTPVAVSAAGVATTVEAVMASPLASLAGPMLTSSGFCAAELLPAALTLTDAAVVGEQLVITASGNDVSLSGLGSKGTCEAPAA is encoded by the coding sequence ATGACGGGTGACTCGGGGATCCAGTGGACATCGATCGACGCTCCCAAGAGCATCCCACCCCGGTGGCGCTGGATCGGGTTTCTCGTCGCCCTCGCCGTTGTCGGCGGCCTCGTGGCGTTCGCCCTCATCGAGGGTGACAAGATCGTGCGCGGTATCGCCTCCGACGTGGTGCGCTCGGGAGTGACGAGTGCGCTCCAGCTTCCCGAGGGCCAGGAGGTCGACGTCGAGCTGGGTGATGGGCTGTTGATCTTCCAGGCGATCACCGGGTCGATCGACTCGGTCGACGTGCGCATTCCCGGTATGCCCTTCGGAGCAGCGACCGGCACCCTCCTGCTCACCGTCGAGGGGGTCGCGCTCGACCCGGGCGCACCCGTCGACATCCTCACCGCCCGCGTCGAACTCGACTCCGACAACCTCTCGCGGTATGCCGGCAACCTCAGCTCCGTGCCGCTGAACGGCGTGACCATCGCGGGCGAAGTCGTCGGCATCGGGGCGATCCTCGCCGACCAGCAGGTCAACGTGGCGCTCGTCCCATCCGTCTCGGCCGGTACCGTCGCGTTCACGCCCGTCGCGGTGTCCGCGGCCGGGGTCGCCACCACCGTGGAGGCGGTCATGGCCAGCCCGCTCGCGTCGCTCGCGGGACCCATGCTCACCTCGAGCGGGTTCTGCGCCGCGGAGCTGTTGCCCGCCGCGCTCACGCTCACCGACGCCGCTGTGGTGGGCGAGCAGTTGGTCATCACCGCGTCGGGCAACGACGTGAGTCTCTCCGGCCTCGGCTCGAAGGGCACGTGCGAAGCGCCCGCCGCCTAG
- the argS gene encoding arginine--tRNA ligase, with protein MNPADLSASLLTVVNTVVAGRDGTPVTIGDVALERPRNRDHGDWASNIAMKIAKALRANPRELATQIAEALTSVEGVASVDVAGPGFINITLDAAAAGALAKTIVEADTAYGTGDLYTGVTVNIEFVSANPTGPIHIGGTRWAAVGDSLARIFTAEGAVVTREYYFNDHGAQIDRFARSLLASYLGEPAPEDGYGGEYISDIAARVIADYPGELSTIPTREEVQEVFRSTGVELMFGDIRASLHEFGVDFDVYFHENELHESGAVERAVARLRDLGHIYEADGATWLRTTDFGDDKDRVVIKSDGEAAYISGDLAYYLNKRERGFERNIILLGADHHGYVQRLMAMTAAFGDEPYYNLEILIGQLVNLVRDGEPLRMSKRAGTVVTMEDLVEAVGVDAARYSLVRSSIDTEVDIDLDLLTRRTNDNPVFYVQYAHARTGAVARNAADSGVGREVFDAGLLTHETESILLGTLAEFPRIVRQAAELREPHRVARYAEELAGTYHRWYDNCRVTPLGDEEVSDVHRTRLWLNDATGIVLRNALALLGVSAPERM; from the coding sequence GTGAATCCTGCTGACCTCTCCGCCTCCCTGCTCACCGTCGTCAACACTGTGGTGGCCGGCCGCGATGGCACGCCCGTCACGATCGGCGACGTGGCACTCGAGCGCCCGCGCAACCGTGACCACGGCGACTGGGCCTCGAACATCGCGATGAAGATCGCGAAGGCGCTCCGCGCCAACCCGCGAGAACTCGCCACGCAGATCGCCGAGGCGCTCACGAGCGTGGAGGGCGTCGCTTCCGTCGACGTCGCCGGCCCCGGATTCATCAACATCACCCTCGACGCTGCGGCCGCGGGAGCCCTGGCGAAGACCATCGTCGAGGCCGACACCGCCTACGGAACCGGCGACCTCTACACCGGCGTCACCGTGAACATCGAATTCGTCTCCGCCAACCCGACAGGCCCCATCCACATCGGCGGCACCCGCTGGGCGGCGGTGGGCGACAGCCTTGCGCGGATCTTCACCGCCGAGGGAGCCGTCGTCACGCGCGAGTACTACTTCAACGACCACGGCGCCCAGATCGACCGGTTCGCTCGGAGCCTGCTCGCGAGCTACCTCGGCGAGCCCGCCCCCGAGGACGGCTACGGCGGGGAGTACATCTCCGACATCGCCGCCCGCGTGATCGCCGACTACCCCGGCGAGCTGTCGACGATCCCGACGAGGGAAGAGGTACAGGAGGTATTCCGCTCCACCGGGGTCGAGCTGATGTTCGGCGACATCCGCGCCAGCCTGCACGAGTTCGGCGTCGACTTCGATGTCTACTTCCACGAGAACGAACTGCACGAGTCGGGCGCGGTCGAGCGCGCCGTCGCGCGCCTGCGCGACCTCGGCCACATCTACGAGGCCGACGGAGCCACCTGGTTGCGCACCACCGACTTCGGCGACGACAAGGACCGCGTCGTCATCAAGAGCGACGGGGAGGCCGCGTACATTTCGGGCGACCTCGCGTACTACCTGAACAAGCGCGAGCGCGGGTTCGAACGCAACATCATCCTGCTCGGCGCCGACCACCACGGGTATGTTCAGCGCCTCATGGCCATGACCGCCGCGTTCGGCGACGAGCCGTACTACAACCTCGAGATCCTCATCGGCCAACTGGTCAACCTCGTGCGCGACGGCGAGCCGCTGCGGATGAGCAAGCGCGCCGGCACGGTCGTGACCATGGAGGACCTCGTCGAGGCCGTCGGGGTCGACGCCGCGCGGTACTCGCTCGTCCGTTCGTCGATAGACACCGAGGTCGACATCGACCTCGACCTGCTCACCAGGCGCACCAACGACAACCCCGTGTTCTACGTGCAGTACGCCCACGCGCGCACGGGCGCCGTGGCGCGCAACGCCGCCGACTCCGGAGTGGGCCGCGAGGTCTTCGACGCGGGCCTGCTCACCCACGAGACCGAGAGCATCCTGCTCGGCACGCTCGCCGAGTTCCCGCGCATCGTGCGGCAGGCGGCAGAGCTGCGCGAACCGCACCGCGTCGCCCGCTATGCCGAGGAACTCGCCGGCACCTACCACCGCTGGTACGACAACTGCCGCGTCACCCCGCTCGGCGACGAAGAGGTGAGCGACGTGCACCGCACGCGGCTCTGGCTCAACGACGCCACCGGAATCGTGCTGCGCAACGCGTTGGCCCTGCTCGGCGTGAGCGCCCCGGAGCGCATGTAG
- a CDS encoding transglutaminase-like domain-containing protein → MQRSVSAHLELDISGRTDMVFSLAVSANSEFNRENLSITLDGEPQFASELVDRHGTRLHRLVGEAGRMIVDYSAEVEGRAQPMPVDEIDLVTYLRPSRYCESDSLFPTARSEFAGLSGHALLTAVTLWVWEKLSYVPGSSLVTDGASRTLMARRGVCRDYAHLVIALLRALDVPARMAAVYAPGLSPMDFHAVAEAHIDGQWWVVDATRLAPRQSLLRISTGRDAADIAFLTNHWAGLTLTRLDVLAVADVLPVDDGQQLLQLG, encoded by the coding sequence ATGCAGCGATCCGTCTCCGCCCACCTCGAACTCGACATCTCGGGCCGAACCGACATGGTGTTCAGTCTCGCGGTGAGCGCGAACAGCGAGTTCAACCGCGAGAACCTGTCGATCACCCTCGACGGTGAGCCGCAGTTCGCCAGCGAGCTCGTCGACCGGCACGGCACGCGCCTGCACCGCCTGGTCGGCGAAGCCGGGCGCATGATCGTCGACTACAGCGCCGAGGTCGAGGGTCGCGCGCAGCCGATGCCGGTCGACGAGATCGACCTCGTGACCTACCTGCGCCCGAGCCGCTACTGCGAGAGCGACAGCCTGTTTCCCACGGCGCGCAGCGAGTTCGCCGGCCTGAGCGGACACGCGCTGCTCACCGCGGTCACGCTCTGGGTCTGGGAGAAGCTGAGCTACGTGCCCGGCTCTTCTCTGGTGACGGATGGCGCGTCCCGCACGCTCATGGCCCGCCGCGGTGTCTGCAGGGACTACGCGCACCTCGTGATCGCGCTGCTGCGCGCGCTCGACGTTCCCGCCCGCATGGCCGCCGTCTACGCCCCTGGCCTCAGCCCGATGGATTTCCACGCCGTAGCCGAGGCGCACATCGACGGGCAGTGGTGGGTCGTCGACGCCACCCGCCTCGCACCACGGCAGAGCCTGCTGCGCATCTCGACCGGACGGGACGCGGCCGACATCGCGTTCCTCACCAACCACTGGGCCGGCCTCACCCTGACGCGGCTCGACGTGCTCGCGGTCGCCGACGTTCTGCCCGTCGACGACGGCCAGCAGCTGCTGCAGCTGGGTTAG
- a CDS encoding iron ABC transporter ATP-binding protein, whose translation MPSFASRALVSFALVAALTTALSACASETDATPSVTNTAPTPTSTKTSTPEPTATQAPISVGSPVTIGCNQLLSPEAIYAFNPNFGLSESFTPEPGSEAATIVEAKGLACGWVNQTSGEALTVAVANLPTDKLTDLKNNFVTTSNSVPTYDVEGYFEYDGTRGSAEAFSGPYWVSAVSPAFFEPGDAQPIIAAALAGLGG comes from the coding sequence ATGCCTTCCTTCGCCTCCCGCGCTCTCGTCAGTTTCGCCCTCGTCGCAGCGCTGACGACCGCACTCTCCGCCTGCGCGAGCGAGACGGACGCGACCCCTTCCGTGACGAACACCGCGCCGACCCCGACGTCGACGAAGACGTCCACTCCCGAGCCCACCGCCACGCAGGCGCCGATCAGCGTGGGCAGCCCGGTCACGATCGGCTGCAACCAGCTCCTCTCCCCCGAGGCGATCTACGCCTTCAACCCGAACTTCGGATTGAGCGAGAGCTTCACCCCCGAGCCGGGCAGCGAAGCGGCGACGATCGTCGAAGCCAAGGGGCTGGCCTGCGGCTGGGTCAACCAGACCAGTGGCGAAGCGCTCACGGTCGCTGTCGCGAACCTTCCCACCGACAAGCTCACCGACCTCAAGAACAACTTCGTGACGACCAGCAACTCGGTGCCGACCTACGACGTCGAAGGCTACTTCGAGTACGACGGCACGCGCGGATCGGCCGAAGCGTTCTCGGGCCCCTACTGGGTGTCCGCCGTCTCCCCCGCCTTCTTCGAGCCGGGCGACGCGCAGCCGATCATCGCGGCCGCGCTCGCCGGCCTCGGCGGCTGA
- a CDS encoding DUF998 domain-containing protein, with protein sequence MLINEPQLSTKRPIPMRRLLRHPVANSESLESAALMVGAAVFVVVAAVSVFVFWGYDVPIAGPGSIGQYVAFTAALATIVVFVAARILVSGGSTPGARSNDRLRAPGVRLRWYDIAATALAHGGIALLGWLGLASLLERSFQGAVVFPISAAVLAAAAVAVTAYAVFLSAVHLTPMLLSLVLVVFLVVGCFASMLSATDPLWWQKNLSTLGIPDDVSALAFNITLIVAGVIVTVIAHFATASLPVTNPKEERGRGIVRGGLVLMGVLLACVGLFPLDRSITLHNISATGMAITFVVLGVGLGRFVPSMPRIFVLLGYVFVAAIVVLAILFATGYFNLTAVELIAFLLIFSWLIVFLRNAGEPVGDQG encoded by the coding sequence ATGCTGATCAACGAACCGCAGCTTTCGACGAAGCGCCCAATTCCGATGAGACGGTTGCTGCGTCATCCTGTCGCCAACTCCGAATCGCTCGAATCCGCCGCACTCATGGTGGGCGCGGCCGTGTTCGTCGTGGTCGCCGCTGTCTCGGTCTTCGTGTTCTGGGGCTATGACGTGCCGATCGCCGGGCCGGGCTCGATCGGCCAGTACGTCGCGTTCACGGCCGCGCTCGCCACGATCGTGGTGTTCGTCGCCGCCCGCATCCTCGTCAGCGGCGGCTCGACACCCGGCGCACGGTCGAACGACAGGCTCAGGGCTCCGGGGGTGCGACTGCGCTGGTACGACATCGCGGCGACCGCCCTCGCTCACGGCGGGATCGCACTGCTGGGATGGCTCGGCCTGGCGAGCCTGTTGGAACGGAGCTTCCAGGGTGCCGTCGTGTTCCCGATCTCGGCGGCCGTGCTAGCAGCAGCGGCGGTCGCGGTGACCGCGTACGCCGTATTCCTCTCCGCCGTGCACCTCACGCCGATGCTGCTCTCGCTCGTGCTCGTCGTTTTCCTGGTGGTCGGATGCTTCGCCAGCATGCTGAGCGCCACCGACCCCCTCTGGTGGCAGAAGAACCTCAGCACCCTGGGCATCCCCGACGACGTGTCGGCGCTCGCGTTCAACATCACGCTCATCGTGGCCGGGGTGATCGTGACCGTCATCGCCCACTTCGCGACAGCTTCGCTTCCGGTGACGAACCCGAAGGAGGAACGAGGCCGCGGTATCGTGCGCGGCGGGCTCGTTCTTATGGGCGTTCTGCTCGCGTGTGTCGGCCTCTTCCCGCTCGACCGGTCGATCACGCTGCACAACATCTCCGCCACCGGTATGGCGATCACGTTCGTGGTGCTCGGCGTCGGGCTCGGGCGATTCGTGCCCTCGATGCCGCGCATTTTCGTGCTTCTCGGCTACGTGTTCGTCGCGGCGATAGTCGTGCTGGCGATTCTCTTCGCGACCGGCTACTTCAACCTGACCGCGGTCGAACTCATTGCTTTTCTACTGATCTTCAGCTGGTTGATCGTCTTCCTGCGCAATGCGGGCGAGCCAGTCGGCGATCAGGGCTGA